In the genome of Spirochaetia bacterium, one region contains:
- a CDS encoding galactose ABC transporter substrate-binding protein, translating to MKKRFLIPAFAMALVVAFSLLRLHRQPSEPTIGCIIYRRDDVYMNYLKQSIIATAKDKAQLLIVNSNGSQSMQNQQIEELLQEGVRTLMINPVDRSAAGAELEKAKKADVPVVFFNKEPYPEDMKKWPEKVYYVGSKAETSGMMSGQILADYWKNNPKADLNGDGKLQYVMLKGETGHQDTELRSKYVIRCLRGNGIAVQKVAEGSAYWERNEGRILMSSFLTSVGDRIEAVIANNDEMALGAIEALKAAGFFKEGKYLPVISVDATPPALQAIEEGTLLGTVFNDSTSQGKAAFNLAYLLAQGIHPTSKAIGYTITDDCYVWIPYQSVDRKNFKAFLEKRKVN from the coding sequence ATGAAAAAAAGATTCCTTATCCCAGCCTTTGCCATGGCCTTGGTTGTGGCCTTTTCATTGCTCCGCCTGCACAGGCAACCTTCAGAACCGACAATCGGTTGCATCATCTACCGAAGGGATGATGTATATATGAACTATCTCAAGCAGTCCATAATAGCAACTGCAAAAGACAAAGCCCAGTTGCTGATCGTCAATTCAAATGGAAGCCAATCAATGCAGAACCAACAGATTGAAGAACTTCTGCAGGAAGGTGTCAGAACCCTTATGATAAATCCTGTAGACCGTAGTGCGGCCGGTGCTGAACTGGAAAAGGCAAAAAAAGCCGATGTGCCGGTGGTTTTCTTCAACAAGGAACCATATCCTGAAGATATGAAGAAATGGCCGGAGAAAGTCTATTATGTCGGCTCGAAAGCTGAAACTTCAGGCATGATGAGCGGACAAATCCTGGCAGATTATTGGAAAAACAATCCTAAGGCAGATCTCAATGGAGACGGAAAACTTCAATATGTCATGCTCAAAGGGGAAACAGGACATCAGGATACAGAACTCAGAAGCAAATATGTAATCAGATGCCTGAGAGGAAATGGCATAGCCGTGCAAAAGGTTGCAGAAGGCTCAGCATATTGGGAACGTAATGAGGGAAGGATACTCATGTCCTCGTTCCTGACTTCCGTCGGGGACAGGATCGAAGCAGTCATTGCAAACAATGATGAAATGGCACTGGGAGCAATCGAAGCACTGAAAGCCGCTGGATTTTTCAAGGAGGGCAAGTATCTGCCGGTCATAAGCGTGGATGCTACACCTCCGGCACTCCAGGCAATCGAGGAAGGGACCTTGCTTGGTACAGTCTTCAACGACTCAACCAGCCAAGGAAAGGCGGCTTTCAATCTGGCTTATCTGCTTGCACAAGGAATACACCCAACGTCGAAAGCCATCGGTTATACCATAACGGATGATTGCTATGTCTGGATTCCCTACCAGAGCGTCGACAGAAAGAACTTCAAGGCATTCCTTGAAAAGCGCAAAGTCAATTGA
- a CDS encoding LacI family transcriptional regulator produces the protein MFDEGANLPENIINDSEASMKDVAGLAGVSTATVSHVINGSRNVRPETRSKVEKAIQTLSYHVNPTARKLRNGRSSIVGFVVSNLTNYFYIEIGSAIEALISPAGYQLFYMNSEESAEKEASHISNCVLENFAGLIIVPVEQDWKKLEKLIGNTPCVFLDRCPAGARKDVVLSTNSQGAFSGAMELIKRGARHIAFLAPSLDPTMQERIEGYEDALHQNGLEVDHECVLFGDTRPKTFSDMLKARDWDKLLEFVIKEKHVDAIFSGNSIFAFSALNYLHRNNIRIPEDLLFATFDAAFWMYSVNSPVIAVEQDKTKLGTVAAELLIRRMSGEVFPLAEKRIDTSLILLNDA, from the coding sequence ATGTTCGACGAGGGTGCCAATTTGCCTGAAAACATTATCAATGACAGTGAAGCTTCAATGAAAGATGTCGCTGGCCTCGCAGGAGTTTCCACTGCCACAGTTTCCCACGTTATCAACGGGAGCCGCAATGTACGCCCTGAGACCCGTAGCAAAGTCGAGAAAGCCATCCAAACATTGTCATATCATGTAAATCCTACTGCCCGTAAGCTCCGTAACGGCCGGTCGTCCATCGTTGGCTTTGTCGTATCAAATCTGACGAACTATTTCTATATTGAAATCGGCAGTGCAATCGAGGCTTTGATTTCACCTGCAGGATACCAACTGTTTTATATGAACAGTGAGGAATCTGCAGAGAAGGAAGCCTCCCATATCAGCAACTGTGTACTCGAGAATTTTGCAGGTCTCATCATTGTCCCTGTGGAACAGGATTGGAAGAAACTTGAAAAATTGATCGGCAATACTCCTTGTGTCTTCCTTGACAGGTGTCCCGCTGGTGCTCGAAAAGATGTCGTATTGTCTACCAACAGCCAAGGAGCATTTTCCGGTGCCATGGAATTGATAAAGCGAGGTGCAAGACATATTGCTTTTCTCGCTCCAAGTCTGGATCCTACTATGCAGGAGCGGATAGAGGGATATGAGGATGCCCTTCATCAGAACGGATTGGAAGTTGACCATGAGTGTGTATTGTTCGGTGATACTCGGCCGAAAACCTTCAGTGACATGCTAAAAGCTAGAGACTGGGATAAATTGCTGGAATTTGTCATTAAGGAAAAACATGTGGATGCGATTTTCTCTGGAAACAGCATATTTGCTTTTTCAGCTTTGAATTATCTGCATCGGAACAATATAAGGATTCCCGAAGATCTGCTATTTGCGACATTCGATGCTGCCTTTTGGATGTATTCGGTCAATTCCCCGGTCATAGCTGTTGAACAAGACAAAACGAAGCTTGGTACCGTGGCTGCGGAATTGTTGATACGCCGTATGTCGGGAGAAGTGTTTCCTTTGGCTGAAAAACGTATCGATACTTCCCTAATTTTGCTCAATGATGCTTGA
- a CDS encoding mannitol dehydrogenase family protein: protein MKLCNAMLPTLASKGINVPTYDRTKLKPRLVHMGLGHFHRAHYLTYLSRLLDAGIYDGGVLEVDLPAVPEGFVRALEEQDYLYSVLDKATDGTMHLHINGPIIGYANAKSDPEKVLAWLVTETTQLITLTITERGYYQDDVTQQIDWKHPDIIHDLQAEGRDWPVTATGFLSLALSRRFVSGKMPVTIMSCDNVPENGHLLQTCILQFCKKKYPQIVPWIESSVAFPCTMVDRITPGTTKADIEEIERKFGIEDSIPVHCEDFIQWIIEDRSVTPLPPFEKAGAVVESSVIPYEKMKMRLLNGAHSVIGYLSALMGLEWVDEGATDPLIGNFVRNRYMKEIIPTLDPIKDVDFSAYCDKLISRFANKAIRDKISRLCLDGRKKMASFIFQPLMQALQEGKECDSLIFAVAAWARYLKGKTDAGMDIVIEDDFAEPLHKLALNAEKEPQTFLEFASASNLSEAQWAYLSKTFVHFLDDFRELGAQGSLSRFEETHS from the coding sequence ATGAAACTTTGTAATGCAATGTTGCCTACCTTGGCATCCAAGGGAATCAATGTACCTACCTACGACAGGACAAAGCTGAAACCTAGGCTTGTCCATATGGGACTTGGACACTTTCACCGTGCTCATTACCTGACATATCTTTCCCGACTTCTGGATGCAGGGATCTATGATGGCGGAGTGTTGGAGGTTGACCTTCCTGCCGTTCCCGAGGGTTTTGTCCGAGCTTTGGAAGAACAGGATTACCTCTATTCTGTATTGGACAAGGCAACGGACGGTACGATGCATCTACACATCAATGGACCTATCATTGGCTATGCCAATGCAAAATCCGATCCTGAAAAAGTACTTGCATGGCTGGTGACAGAAACGACGCAGCTTATTACCCTGACCATCACCGAACGAGGCTATTATCAGGATGATGTAACCCAGCAGATTGACTGGAAGCATCCTGATATCATCCATGATCTTCAGGCAGAGGGGAGAGACTGGCCTGTTACCGCAACAGGATTCCTGTCCTTGGCGTTGTCAAGACGCTTTGTCTCGGGGAAAATGCCTGTGACCATCATGAGCTGTGACAATGTTCCTGAAAACGGACATCTCCTGCAGACCTGTATCCTTCAGTTCTGCAAGAAAAAATATCCACAGATCGTACCTTGGATTGAAAGTTCCGTAGCTTTTCCTTGTACCATGGTTGACCGGATTACCCCAGGAACGACCAAGGCTGACATAGAAGAAATTGAACGTAAGTTCGGTATCGAGGATTCCATTCCTGTTCATTGCGAGGATTTCATCCAATGGATCATAGAGGACAGGTCAGTGACACCATTGCCGCCATTTGAAAAAGCAGGTGCGGTTGTTGAGTCCTCCGTCATTCCCTATGAAAAAATGAAAATGCGACTGCTGAACGGTGCGCATAGCGTCATTGGGTATCTGTCTGCCCTTATGGGGCTTGAGTGGGTAGATGAAGGAGCGACTGATCCGCTTATCGGTAATTTTGTCAGGAACCGCTACATGAAGGAAATAATTCCGACACTTGATCCTATCAAGGACGTTGATTTTTCAGCCTATTGTGACAAGCTTATTTCTCGTTTTGCCAACAAAGCCATCAGGGATAAGATTTCACGTCTGTGCCTTGACGGAAGGAAGAAGATGGCCAGTTTTATCTTCCAGCCTTTGATGCAGGCTTTGCAGGAGGGAAAAGAATGTGATAGCCTGATTTTTGCCGTGGCTGCCTGGGCCCGGTACCTGAAAGGCAAGACCGATGCCGGTATGGATATTGTCATTGAGGATGATTTTGCAGAACCATTGCATAAGCTTGCCCTGAATGCAGAGAAAGAACCCCAGACGTTCTTGGAATTTGCAAGTGCTTCCAATCTTTCTGAAGCGCAATGGGCATACCTGTCAAAGACATTTGTCCACTTTTTGGATGATTTCAGGGAGCTTGGTGCACAAGGAAGTCTTTCCAGATTTGAGGAAACACATAGCTGA
- a CDS encoding haloacid dehalogenase: MKSLDTFPSSSLEGIEYILTDVDDTITTKGKLLPVALEALWKFYDAGYKVICVTGGSAGWADVYLRQWPIFAVVTESGAVSLYREGKNYRKYIHPSIVREGYRQRMEHVMDTVCTQVPGAKLSSDQFARLFDIAFDYGSEPPYLDEKGVSAVVNVCRSLGCNTAVSSIHVNAWFGDYDKYTGTASFFSQILGIGEKEMKARSLYVGDAPNDEVMFRNFPLSFAVGNFKDKASQVTYLPSYLAKAAGGEGFSEISAKICH; the protein is encoded by the coding sequence ATGAAATCGTTGGACACATTTCCTTCCTCTTCACTGGAAGGAATAGAATATATACTTACAGATGTAGATGATACCATTACCACAAAGGGAAAGTTGTTACCGGTTGCCTTGGAAGCTCTTTGGAAGTTCTATGATGCAGGTTACAAGGTGATTTGTGTTACCGGAGGCTCTGCCGGGTGGGCTGATGTATACCTGAGACAATGGCCTATATTTGCTGTCGTGACCGAGAGTGGTGCCGTATCTCTTTACAGAGAGGGAAAGAATTACAGGAAATATATTCATCCTTCGATTGTCAGGGAAGGATATCGCCAGCGTATGGAACATGTCATGGATACCGTCTGTACACAGGTGCCTGGTGCAAAGCTTTCTTCTGACCAGTTTGCAAGGCTTTTTGATATAGCTTTTGATTACGGCAGTGAGCCTCCGTATTTGGATGAAAAGGGTGTATCGGCTGTCGTGAATGTTTGCAGAAGCCTTGGATGCAACACCGCTGTCAGTTCCATCCACGTCAATGCCTGGTTCGGTGATTATGACAAATACACTGGTACAGCCTCATTCTTTTCCCAGATACTGGGTATAGGAGAAAAAGAAATGAAGGCTCGGAGCCTGTATGTCGGAGATGCTCCCAATGATGAGGTGATGTTCAGGAATTTTCCTTTAAGTTTTGCGGTGGGGAATTTCAAGGACAAAGCTTCGCAGGTTACCTATCTTCCCAGTTATCTGGCCAAGGCTGCAGGAGGCGAAGGATTCAGCGAGATTTCAGCAAAGATTTGTCACTAA